Proteins from one Hydrogenivirga caldilitoris genomic window:
- a CDS encoding FeoA family protein — MDMETVQLGQEFTIKSIRDRENPIVRKLYAMGLKEGKRARLLLKNGRVYLLRLNNSRLIIDRDLARFIEVA; from the coding sequence ATGGACATGGAGACGGTCCAGCTAGGTCAGGAGTTCACGATAAAATCCATAAGGGACAGGGAAAACCCGATAGTGAGAAAACTCTACGCTATGGGACTCAAAGAGGGAAAGAGAGCAAGGCTCCTACTCAAGAATGGCAGGGTTTATCTCCTCCGCCTTAACAACTCAAGGCTCATAATAGACAGAGATTTAGCCCGGTTCATAGAAGTGGCTTGA
- a CDS encoding M16 family metallopeptidase codes for MTRLLILLFAIVGFAVGGSNVVEKTLPNGVTLIVKETKGKGIVSAVIFFKGGQYGEKLKGETHLLLTLLIKGSKNYPSSYDVSLPFESQGGYIYTSSGDDFSELGFSTRAEKLEEALKVVRDVIENPLLKEEDIEREKKNTLVAIRSKRERGMEFAMEHMRKLTYRGTPYETTPLGTEESVSAVSREDLLRRLEELRKGGNIVVSLVGDIHKGKALKLLEETFYNLKPGVMSIEEKDNPITKEEVVRVKREGTQATILCALNAPQKGTADYYSFKVLTSALGDGMTSKLFVELREKKGYAYATYAFYPTKLSSPRLFAYIGTSPEKKENALEDLLRVVRNPKLTEEDIELAKNKIVGDFLLDHQTRLRQAWYLGFYEVMGLGWETDKSYPERIRKVSLKDVEKSVEKYINKYHCVVVEP; via the coding sequence GTGACCAGGTTACTTATACTCCTATTTGCCATTGTGGGTTTTGCGGTTGGAGGTTCTAACGTGGTTGAAAAAACTTTGCCTAATGGTGTAACCCTCATAGTTAAGGAGACCAAAGGTAAGGGTATAGTTTCTGCTGTTATATTCTTTAAGGGTGGACAGTACGGGGAAAAGTTAAAGGGGGAAACTCACCTACTACTCACCTTACTTATCAAAGGTTCTAAGAACTATCCCTCCTCTTATGACGTGTCCCTTCCCTTTGAAAGCCAGGGTGGATATATATACACCTCCTCCGGCGATGATTTCTCAGAGCTTGGTTTCTCAACAAGGGCAGAGAAACTGGAAGAAGCTCTCAAGGTTGTCAGGGACGTAATAGAAAACCCCCTATTAAAAGAGGAAGATATAGAGAGGGAAAAGAAGAATACCCTGGTCGCTATACGCTCTAAAAGGGAAAGGGGAATGGAGTTTGCCATGGAACATATGCGGAAACTAACTTACAGAGGAACACCTTATGAAACAACCCCATTGGGAACCGAGGAGAGTGTTTCAGCGGTTAGCAGAGAGGACCTCTTAAGAAGGCTGGAGGAACTGAGAAAGGGAGGCAATATAGTTGTAAGCCTTGTAGGTGATATACATAAAGGTAAGGCTCTGAAACTACTTGAAGAGACCTTTTATAACCTGAAACCCGGAGTTATGAGCATAGAGGAAAAGGACAACCCTATAACTAAGGAGGAGGTAGTAAGGGTTAAAAGGGAGGGGACTCAGGCAACTATTCTCTGTGCATTGAATGCACCTCAGAAGGGAACGGCAGACTATTACAGCTTTAAGGTTCTTACCAGCGCCCTTGGGGATGGCATGACCTCAAAACTCTTTGTGGAGTTAAGGGAAAAGAAGGGATACGCCTACGCAACTTACGCCTTTTACCCGACGAAGTTATCGTCACCCAGGCTGTTCGCATACATAGGGACTTCTCCTGAGAAAAAGGAGAACGCCCTTGAAGACCTTTTAAGGGTAGTGAGAAACCCCAAACTTACCGAGGAAGATATAGAGCTTGCAAAGAACAAGATAGTCGGAGATTTCCTCCTTGACCACCAGACCAGACTCAGGCAGGCATGGTATCTGGGATTTTACGAAGTCATGGGCTTGGGTTGGGAAACGGACAAGAGTTATCCAGAAAGAATCAGGAAAGTATCCCTAAAGGACGTAGAGAAGTCTGTAGAAAAATACATAAACAAATATCACTGCGTGGTGGTTGAGCCCTGA
- a CDS encoding phosphoribosylanthranilate isomerase, with the protein MVKVKICGITRPEDAEFAVRMGADYVGVILYPKSPRFVLPEDRKEILRASEGAVKVAVFVNPTLEEVFSAFEEGFDLVQLHGEEEPGFAYKCGIERVIKAFRVGKKPPDIEEVWKEAHGVLLDTYSEKAYGGTGKVFNWELAKAVARKGFRLFLSGGLKTENVKEAVLKVRPYAVDVSSGVELELGVKDKIKVESFIKEAKSL; encoded by the coding sequence ATGGTAAAGGTAAAGATATGCGGTATAACCAGACCAGAGGATGCGGAGTTTGCGGTTAGAATGGGTGCTGACTACGTGGGGGTTATACTCTATCCCAAAAGTCCACGTTTCGTCCTACCTGAAGATAGAAAGGAGATACTACGAGCTTCGGAGGGGGCTGTAAAGGTCGCCGTCTTTGTAAACCCAACCCTTGAAGAGGTTTTTTCTGCCTTTGAAGAAGGGTTTGACCTGGTTCAACTCCATGGGGAGGAAGAACCCGGATTCGCTTATAAGTGTGGAATAGAAAGGGTTATAAAGGCTTTCAGGGTGGGAAAAAAACCGCCAGATATAGAAGAAGTTTGGAAAGAGGCACACGGTGTTCTCCTGGATACCTATTCCGAGAAGGCTTATGGAGGGACAGGGAAGGTTTTTAACTGGGAGTTGGCTAAGGCAGTTGCCAGAAAAGGTTTCAGACTCTTCCTGTCTGGGGGATTAAAGACGGAAAATGTAAAGGAAGCTGTTCTTAAGGTTAGACCCTATGCCGTTGATGTTTCATCGGGCGTTGAGCTTGAGCTGGGAGTTAAGGATAAAATTAAGGTTGAGAGTTTTATAAAGGAGGCTAAGAGCTTATGA
- a CDS encoding Fur family transcriptional regulator has translation MSVNLREIKREFTKFLKRNNMKVTQSRLNLIDLIAGYGKHFEVEELVNWIASKSDRSVSRSTIYRTIKLLQEFGVIKEVIKLNNRTIYEFVAGKAHHDHLVCVECGKIIEFVNEDIEKLQDEVCEDYNFQPMHHRLEIFGVCSECSKSGVT, from the coding sequence ATGAGTGTCAATCTCAGAGAGATAAAGAGGGAGTTCACCAAGTTCTTGAAACGTAACAATATGAAGGTGACCCAGAGCAGGTTAAACCTTATTGACCTCATAGCGGGTTACGGCAAACACTTTGAAGTGGAAGAGCTGGTAAACTGGATAGCAAGTAAGTCCGATAGGAGCGTATCCCGCTCTACCATATACAGAACTATAAAGCTCCTTCAGGAGTTTGGAGTCATAAAAGAGGTCATAAAGCTAAACAACCGTACCATATACGAGTTCGTTGCGGGAAAGGCTCACCATGACCACCTGGTATGTGTTGAGTGCGGAAAGATAATAGAGTTCGTTAACGAGGATATAGAAAAGCTCCAGGACGAGGTTTGTGAGGATTACAACTTCCAGCCCATGCATCACAGACTGGAAATATTCGGTGTATGTTCTGAATGTAGCAAAAGTGGAGTAACATAG
- a CDS encoding Mut7-C RNAse domain-containing protein, translated as MKFLLESNLAKLAKWLRFLGHDVRVIEGPIRKEELAKNQDRVFITTSKRWEKTLKRANIRYLTVPRYDWELQLCMVVKHFGLEPKLKLDICAYCGAKLVPVKKEEVKERIPPKAYDTAYDFTLCPKCGALFWKGTHYEGMVRMLERALKRC; from the coding sequence ATGAAGTTTCTTTTAGAGAGCAACCTTGCAAAGCTGGCTAAATGGTTAAGGTTTCTCGGTCATGATGTAAGGGTGATTGAGGGTCCCATAAGGAAGGAGGAGCTTGCAAAAAACCAGGACAGAGTTTTCATAACCACCTCCAAGAGGTGGGAAAAAACCTTAAAGAGAGCCAATATCAGGTATCTCACCGTTCCCCGTTATGACTGGGAGTTACAGCTCTGTATGGTGGTAAAGCACTTTGGTCTTGAACCCAAGTTGAAGCTTGACATATGCGCTTACTGTGGAGCCAAGCTTGTGCCCGTTAAGAAAGAGGAGGTTAAAGAGCGAATCCCTCCAAAAGCTTACGATACAGCTTACGATTTCACCCTGTGCCCCAAATGTGGAGCTCTCTTCTGGAAGGGAACCCACTACGAGGGGATGGTCAGGATGCTTGAGAGAGCCTTAAAGAGGTGTTAG
- the feoB gene encoding ferrous iron transport protein B: MKRIKVAIAGNPNVGKTTILNQIAGTSLKVGNWPGVTVEKKEAVVKFGDYEIYLVDLPGIYTLEPISEDERIAVRFLEEEKPDVILNILETPNIERNLLLTTELLEFGIPTVVVLNMIDEANKLGIEVDEKRIEELLNVKAIKTIGRTGLGTKDILPAIVETYEKKLSPKPVTYTPELEEALKRVYDSLENKEVNKYELIKLLLNGEKFSELRRELENRTGKKVYDLVNDERYAFAHGLFAEVVKKRGVSAKDITDSIDRVVLHPYLGFLVFVAVIYITFKLAFDFSSPFVDWIDGFINNFLAPLTFSIMKTLHLPEWFLRFFSEAVVGGVGFVLTFVPLIAVLYLFITFLEMSGYIPRVAFLMDRFMHRIGLHGKSVIPLILGFGCNVPAIIATRTMESTRDKLLVIMMIPFMSCPARLVVFAFFASIFFKDHPALVITFLYMLGIFVALLTGFLLRKTVYRETLSHFVMELPPYRLPSLRSVLTIVLVHVKDFLYRAGTLIFGASIVIWLLLNLPPGVKNPSESIAGSVGRAIVPVFEPIGISDWKATTSLIPAFLAREIVLSSMGTIYTASEGGEKKEKTFDLWEALKSQVTGLGTALKDAVSSVLTFSITSLQVDEEESDTLRELIRKDFTPASAMSFMVFILIYTSCLGTYAVMVREIGKLRATLFLGYSFIAAWVTAFVIYKVFNILG, from the coding sequence ATGAAGAGGATAAAGGTTGCCATAGCTGGAAACCCCAACGTGGGGAAAACGACGATTCTGAACCAGATAGCCGGGACTTCCTTAAAGGTGGGGAACTGGCCCGGAGTTACGGTTGAGAAGAAAGAGGCTGTCGTGAAGTTTGGGGACTACGAAATTTACCTGGTTGACCTCCCAGGGATATACACCCTTGAACCCATCTCGGAAGATGAGAGGATAGCAGTTCGTTTCCTTGAAGAAGAAAAGCCCGATGTGATACTTAACATACTGGAAACCCCAAACATTGAGAGAAACCTTCTCCTAACCACGGAACTTCTGGAATTTGGAATCCCAACGGTTGTGGTTCTGAACATGATAGATGAAGCTAACAAGCTCGGCATTGAAGTTGATGAAAAAAGGATTGAGGAGCTTTTGAATGTAAAGGCTATAAAAACCATAGGAAGAACCGGTTTAGGTACTAAGGATATACTCCCAGCCATAGTTGAGACCTATGAGAAAAAGCTCAGTCCAAAACCTGTGACCTACACTCCTGAGCTTGAAGAAGCGCTTAAGAGGGTATATGACTCCTTAGAAAATAAGGAGGTAAACAAATACGAGCTTATAAAGCTCCTCTTGAACGGGGAAAAGTTTTCCGAACTGAGGAGGGAGCTTGAGAATAGGACAGGAAAGAAGGTTTACGACCTGGTCAACGATGAAAGGTACGCCTTTGCCCACGGTCTCTTTGCGGAGGTCGTTAAGAAAAGAGGAGTTTCGGCTAAGGATATAACCGACAGCATAGACAGAGTGGTTCTTCATCCCTATCTGGGGTTTTTAGTGTTTGTGGCAGTTATCTACATAACCTTCAAACTTGCCTTTGACTTCTCGTCCCCTTTTGTAGACTGGATAGACGGTTTCATAAACAACTTCTTAGCGCCTCTTACTTTTTCCATTATGAAGACTCTCCATCTACCGGAGTGGTTCCTCCGCTTTTTCTCAGAAGCGGTGGTTGGTGGCGTCGGCTTCGTCTTAACCTTTGTCCCTCTTATAGCCGTCCTCTACTTATTTATAACCTTCCTTGAGATGTCGGGCTACATTCCGAGGGTAGCCTTCCTCATGGACAGGTTTATGCACAGGATAGGACTTCACGGGAAGAGCGTAATTCCCCTGATACTCGGCTTTGGGTGTAACGTCCCGGCGATAATAGCCACGAGAACTATGGAATCAACGAGGGATAAGCTCCTTGTAATAATGATGATTCCCTTTATGAGCTGCCCAGCAAGGCTTGTTGTCTTTGCCTTCTTTGCCTCTATATTCTTTAAAGACCACCCAGCCCTCGTTATAACCTTTCTGTACATGCTCGGTATATTTGTTGCCCTTTTGACCGGTTTTCTCCTGAGAAAGACCGTTTATAGAGAGACTCTTTCCCACTTCGTTATGGAACTTCCACCCTACAGACTTCCCTCCCTGAGGTCCGTTTTAACTATAGTGTTAGTTCACGTGAAAGACTTTCTTTACAGGGCGGGGACCTTAATATTCGGTGCCTCTATAGTGATATGGCTACTCCTTAACTTACCGCCGGGTGTAAAGAACCCTTCAGAAAGCATCGCAGGGTCAGTAGGCAGGGCAATAGTTCCTGTTTTTGAACCCATAGGTATAAGCGACTGGAAGGCGACTACCTCTCTTATCCCCGCATTTCTTGCGAGGGAGATAGTTTTAAGTTCCATGGGCACAATATACACAGCTTCAGAAGGCGGTGAGAAGAAGGAGAAAACCTTTGACCTCTGGGAAGCTCTGAAAAGTCAAGTCACAGGTTTGGGAACAGCTCTGAAGGATGCGGTGAGCTCTGTTCTCACCTTTAGCATCACCTCCCTTCAGGTTGATGAGGAAGAAAGCGATACCCTCAGAGAGCTTATAAGGAAGGACTTCACACCAGCTTCAGCCATGTCTTTTATGGTATTTATCCTTATATACACCTCGTGCCTGGGAACCTATGCTGTTATGGTTCGTGAGATAGGTAAGCTAAGAGCCACCCTGTTCCTCGGATACAGCTTCATCGCCGCTTGGGTTACAGCCTTCGTCATTTATAAGGTATTTAACATACTGGGATAA
- a CDS encoding M16 family metallopeptidase, with amino-acid sequence MRAILLLAFLTLEVVTMGLALAQELYIRDLPNGGKLIVKPRDDTSAVALHVWFRVGSIYEKYDEKGMAHFLEHMLFNGSEKYPYGEVDKIIESLGGNINAGTSKDFTYYHIEIAAPYWREALEVLYQITLKALLDEKMIEKEKEIVIEELRRGKDNPSTVLWETFEKTAYKVSPYRFPVIGFENTIRNFTRDMLLRFYRDFYQPRNMAVIVVGNVNPEEVEREVTRTFGREEGRPVPKVQIPNEPEQIGARFEKLEDPRVEKAYWIIGWRVPPIGKTDYYGLVVLDEILGSGRTSVLYRELREKGLVYSYFAGDLGRPRDNMYVISATFDPDKYEEVKEKVLKLLEEVYKSLTEKQVESAKQKIISSRIFEEEKVEGEAYDIGYSYTVIRDIDFYRFFEKNVGRVRKVDVMKVYEKYLSKGDYVEVLMLPKGGSR; translated from the coding sequence ATGAGGGCTATACTGCTGCTTGCCTTTTTAACCCTGGAGGTGGTTACCATGGGATTAGCACTGGCTCAGGAGCTGTATATAAGAGACCTCCCCAACGGAGGGAAACTCATAGTCAAGCCGAGGGATGATACCTCCGCTGTTGCCCTGCACGTCTGGTTCAGGGTAGGCTCCATATACGAGAAATACGATGAAAAGGGGATGGCTCACTTCCTTGAACACATGCTTTTCAACGGTTCAGAAAAGTACCCGTACGGCGAGGTGGACAAGATAATTGAAAGCCTTGGAGGGAATATAAACGCTGGAACATCAAAGGACTTCACCTATTACCACATAGAGATAGCGGCACCTTACTGGAGGGAAGCCCTTGAGGTTCTTTACCAGATAACCCTAAAGGCTTTATTAGACGAAAAGATGATTGAGAAAGAGAAGGAGATAGTTATAGAGGAACTTCGTAGGGGTAAGGACAACCCTTCTACTGTTCTCTGGGAAACTTTTGAGAAGACAGCATACAAAGTTTCACCCTATAGATTTCCTGTTATAGGTTTTGAAAACACGATAAGGAACTTTACCAGGGATATGCTCCTCAGGTTTTACAGGGATTTTTATCAGCCACGGAACATGGCAGTTATCGTGGTAGGTAACGTAAATCCAGAGGAGGTTGAGAGGGAGGTTACTAGAACCTTTGGAAGAGAGGAGGGCAGACCAGTACCAAAGGTTCAGATACCCAACGAACCCGAACAGATTGGGGCAAGGTTTGAGAAGCTTGAAGACCCAAGGGTTGAAAAAGCTTACTGGATAATCGGTTGGAGAGTTCCTCCTATCGGAAAAACTGATTACTATGGACTCGTAGTTCTTGATGAAATTCTGGGAAGTGGAAGAACGTCTGTATTGTACAGAGAGCTCAGGGAAAAAGGTCTCGTCTATTCCTACTTCGCAGGAGACTTAGGGAGACCGAGGGACAATATGTACGTCATAAGCGCTACCTTTGACCCGGATAAGTACGAAGAGGTGAAGGAAAAAGTGCTCAAACTCCTTGAGGAAGTTTATAAAAGCCTTACAGAGAAGCAGGTGGAAAGTGCAAAGCAAAAAATTATAAGCTCCAGAATATTTGAGGAGGAGAAGGTTGAGGGTGAAGCTTATGACATAGGCTACTCTTATACGGTTATCAGAGATATTGACTTCTATCGTTTCTTTGAGAAAAATGTAGGTAGGGTAAGGAAGGTTGACGTGATGAAGGTTTACGAGAAATACCTTAGCAAGGGAGACTATGTAGAAGTTCTCATGCTCCCCAAGGGAGGCTCAAGATGA
- a CDS encoding AMP-binding protein → MLFFKIMVRDHGKTALIYGGKEISYAELIEHIGSFANLIDSLPDERVLIISENRPEWVYSLYAIWRRGSIAVPVDFMSTPEEVSYIITDAKPKIALCSNQTKEVLEDAIALAQAKLTVINYDEVALPKPYERFFHRDIEDIALLLYTSGTTGAPKGVMLTFRNLFSNIEGVAETGIATKEDSTLAILPFHHSYPLMVTLLVPLHIGATVVFLDKLTPEDILEKLQRYGITILVGVPRLYVLFHKRIKEKLEENLFVKLLFKAMERVKLQPVRRRVFSKVHQVFGGKVKYMVSGGAKLDLQVAEDFTTLGFTVIEGYGLTETSPIVTFNPPDRLKLGSVGLPIKGVQIRLAEDGEVLVKGPNVMKGYWNKPRETEEVIKNGWLYTGDLGEMDEEGYLYIKGRKKELIVLGTGKNIQPEELENLILRSSDLIKEVGILDREGKLHALIYPDLEKVKAKGIVNLEETIKWEVIDPINRQLPDWKRIVGFRLSPTELPKTRLGKLRRFMLPELYEKALEKPKTQEDMSVFTSPEGELIKRYLEKETGKTVLPSHHIELDLGLDSLGKVELLSFLERSFGVSISEEELSKHSTVKELINLVKDRKEHVEIREVSWKEILQETPGYELKDYPFIFRLGRAILNLFFKLYNRIEVEGLENLPKPPFILAPNHASYLDAFVLASVLPGGVAENTYFLGEEVYFRNPVARLFGNLAHVITVNINRDLKNSLRKVAYALKEGKVVVIFPEGARTRTGELMEFKKGVAILSRELNIPIVPVGLQGTYDAWSIYDKLPKPKKIKVRVGKPLYPDEKSYEELTEELREEVGKLLRE, encoded by the coding sequence ATGCTATTTTTTAAGATAATGGTCAGAGATCACGGAAAGACTGCTTTAATTTACGGGGGGAAGGAGATAAGTTATGCAGAACTTATAGAACACATAGGCTCTTTTGCAAATCTAATAGACTCTTTACCGGATGAAAGGGTTCTTATAATATCGGAAAACAGACCTGAGTGGGTCTACTCCCTCTACGCCATTTGGAGGAGGGGTTCAATAGCGGTCCCGGTTGATTTCATGTCAACGCCGGAAGAAGTCTCCTACATAATAACCGATGCAAAACCCAAGATCGCCCTGTGTTCAAACCAGACAAAGGAAGTTCTTGAAGATGCAATTGCGCTTGCACAGGCTAAGCTTACGGTTATAAATTACGATGAGGTTGCGTTACCCAAACCATATGAAAGATTCTTCCATAGGGATATTGAGGATATAGCTCTACTTCTCTATACTTCCGGAACGACGGGAGCTCCGAAGGGAGTTATGCTCACCTTCAGAAACCTTTTCTCCAACATAGAGGGTGTTGCGGAAACAGGAATAGCTACAAAGGAAGATTCAACGCTCGCCATTCTACCCTTTCATCATTCTTACCCCCTTATGGTAACCCTTTTAGTGCCACTTCACATAGGAGCTACGGTGGTTTTCCTTGATAAGCTTACGCCAGAAGATATCCTGGAAAAACTCCAGAGATACGGTATAACTATATTAGTTGGAGTTCCAAGACTTTATGTCCTATTTCACAAGAGGATTAAGGAGAAACTGGAAGAGAACCTCTTTGTGAAGCTTCTCTTCAAGGCGATGGAAAGAGTAAAACTCCAGCCTGTTCGCAGGAGAGTATTCTCCAAGGTTCACCAGGTATTCGGAGGGAAGGTTAAGTATATGGTAAGCGGAGGGGCTAAATTAGACCTTCAGGTAGCAGAGGACTTCACAACCCTTGGTTTCACCGTTATAGAAGGCTACGGGCTTACCGAGACCTCACCGATAGTTACCTTTAACCCCCCGGACAGGCTAAAACTTGGTTCCGTGGGTTTACCCATAAAAGGCGTTCAAATCAGACTCGCAGAAGATGGAGAGGTTCTCGTAAAAGGACCCAACGTTATGAAGGGCTATTGGAACAAGCCCAGGGAAACTGAGGAGGTTATAAAGAACGGCTGGTTATACACCGGCGACCTGGGGGAGATGGATGAAGAGGGTTACCTCTACATAAAGGGTAGGAAGAAGGAGCTGATAGTGCTTGGAACAGGAAAGAACATTCAACCCGAGGAGCTTGAGAATCTGATACTTAGAAGCTCAGACCTTATAAAGGAAGTGGGCATCCTTGATAGGGAAGGGAAACTACATGCCCTCATATACCCAGACCTGGAGAAGGTCAAGGCTAAGGGGATTGTAAACCTTGAAGAAACCATAAAGTGGGAAGTGATTGACCCTATTAACCGACAACTCCCGGATTGGAAGAGGATAGTAGGGTTCAGACTGTCCCCGACAGAACTACCCAAGACAAGGTTAGGGAAGCTAAGGAGGTTTATGTTACCAGAACTCTACGAGAAAGCTCTTGAAAAACCGAAGACCCAGGAGGACATGAGTGTATTTACAAGTCCCGAAGGTGAGTTGATAAAGAGGTACCTGGAGAAGGAAACAGGAAAAACGGTGTTGCCGTCGCACCATATAGAGCTTGACCTCGGTCTTGATTCCCTGGGAAAGGTTGAGCTTCTTAGTTTCCTGGAGAGGTCCTTCGGTGTGAGCATAAGCGAGGAGGAGCTTTCAAAACACAGCACGGTAAAAGAGCTTATAAACCTCGTTAAAGACAGGAAGGAGCACGTTGAGATAAGAGAGGTGAGTTGGAAGGAAATACTACAGGAAACGCCAGGTTACGAACTGAAAGACTATCCCTTTATATTCAGACTGGGAAGAGCCATACTGAATTTATTCTTCAAGCTCTACAACAGGATTGAGGTAGAGGGACTGGAAAACTTGCCGAAACCACCTTTCATCCTCGCTCCCAATCACGCCAGTTACTTAGACGCCTTTGTCCTCGCCTCGGTCCTTCCCGGTGGAGTCGCCGAAAACACCTACTTCCTTGGCGAGGAGGTCTACTTCAGAAATCCGGTTGCTAGGCTCTTCGGCAATCTTGCCCACGTCATAACTGTCAACATAAACAGAGACCTGAAGAATTCCCTTAGAAAGGTCGCTTACGCCCTTAAAGAGGGTAAGGTTGTGGTTATATTCCCAGAGGGAGCCCGCACACGCACGGGAGAGCTTATGGAGTTCAAGAAGGGGGTAGCCATACTGAGCAGGGAGCTCAACATACCCATAGTACCCGTGGGGCTTCAAGGCACGTACGATGCCTGGTCTATATACGATAAGCTCCCTAAGCCTAAAAAGATAAAGGTTAGGGTAGGAAAACCCCTATATCCTGATGAAAAAAGCTATGAAGAACTCACAGAGGAACTTAGAGAAGAGGTAGGGAAGCTCTTAAGGGAGTGA
- a CDS encoding acyl-CoA thioesterase, whose product MLYKRRVQFYDTDAQGIVHHSNYFRYFEEARGEFLRSLGLPYKTVREKGYEVVLLEACCNFKKPLLYDELVEIELSLEELDRFTFSFVYLVSVGGELRAEGRTKHCMVKGGKIVSVPQEIKDKLLTEIKA is encoded by the coding sequence ATGCTCTATAAAAGGCGCGTCCAGTTTTACGATACAGACGCACAGGGTATAGTGCACCACTCCAACTACTTCCGCTACTTTGAGGAAGCAAGGGGAGAGTTTCTCAGAAGTCTGGGTTTGCCTTATAAAACAGTAAGAGAGAAGGGATACGAGGTTGTTCTTTTAGAAGCTTGCTGTAATTTCAAGAAACCTCTACTTTACGATGAGCTTGTTGAGATAGAGCTGTCTCTTGAGGAGCTTGATAGGTTTACCTTCAGTTTCGTATATTTGGTGTCTGTTGGGGGAGAGTTAAGGGCAGAGGGAAGAACGAAACACTGCATGGTAAAGGGAGGGAAAATAGTTTCCGTTCCGCAGGAAATAAAGGATAAATTACTTACCGAGATAAAGGCATGA
- the era gene encoding GTPase Era, whose protein sequence is MKVGYVAIVGKPNVGKSTLLNNLLGRKVSIVTPKPGTTRIRVLGVKNIPETAQIVFLDTPGVYHSKDSDVLIKAMNQLARQSLEDADVILFMIDAEEGWRKRDEEVFQNYVKPLAEEKPIILVINKVDRVGPAKNVLPLIEELHKKHPEFKEIVPISALKGANLDELEKTVLKYLPEGEPLFPEDMITDLPLRLLAAEIVREKVMLLTREEVPTAVAVVITEIKPGDADPNVLVIKGEIIVDRENLKPIIIGKKGQRLKQIGKLAREELELITNRKVYLELWVKVKPDWRKRPELVRTFGYMME, encoded by the coding sequence ATGAAAGTCGGTTACGTTGCGATAGTGGGTAAGCCCAACGTTGGAAAGTCCACCCTGCTGAACAACCTGCTGGGTAGAAAGGTCTCAATAGTTACACCCAAACCCGGGACTACCAGAATAAGAGTTCTTGGGGTGAAGAACATCCCGGAGACAGCCCAGATAGTCTTTCTTGACACGCCAGGTGTTTACCATTCAAAAGATTCCGACGTTCTCATAAAGGCTATGAACCAGCTTGCCCGCCAGAGCCTTGAAGATGCGGACGTTATCCTCTTCATGATAGATGCCGAGGAGGGGTGGAGGAAGCGGGACGAGGAGGTCTTTCAGAATTACGTAAAGCCCCTCGCCGAAGAGAAACCCATTATCCTCGTGATAAACAAGGTAGACAGGGTAGGTCCAGCCAAAAACGTCCTGCCCCTTATAGAGGAACTCCACAAGAAACATCCTGAGTTTAAAGAGATAGTTCCCATCAGCGCTCTCAAAGGGGCGAACTTGGACGAACTTGAAAAGACCGTACTCAAATACCTCCCCGAAGGGGAACCTCTCTTCCCAGAGGACATGATAACCGACCTTCCATTAAGACTCTTAGCCGCCGAGATAGTCAGGGAGAAGGTCATGCTCCTCACTAGGGAGGAGGTTCCCACGGCTGTTGCGGTCGTGATAACGGAGATAAAGCCGGGAGATGCAGACCCCAACGTCCTTGTAATAAAGGGAGAGATAATCGTGGACAGGGAGAATCTCAAGCCGATAATAATCGGGAAGAAAGGGCAGAGACTAAAGCAGATAGGGAAGCTCGCAAGGGAAGAGCTTGAGCTCATAACCAACAGGAAGGTATATTTAGAACTCTGGGTGAAGGTGAAGCCCGACTGGAGGAAGAGACCGGAGCTCGTGAGAACCTTTGGCTACATGATGGAGTGA